GATCAACCGGGTAATTTAGATGTTGCCCTTCATTGTCTTGGTTGTTTCCGTGGCATTGCTTTTACACCTTGTTTGAAAGCAGGATTGGAGTAGTTTCACTTGTTCCCCGAAAAAATTGTCTGGTTGTTTATAGCATGTTGGAAGATGTTTATAATTGTACTTGGATGTCATACATCCAACAAAGGCTTTTGTTTTGTTGTCTAGGGGGTCGCACAGATGAGTCTTCTTAGAGGATCTTTTTTAAAATACATTTCCTACAGTGTATGGTGCTGTACTGGGACTTGCTTCAATTGCTTAATACATATCCAAGAATTTGGACAGCTTGAAAGGTCTCCCTTCGGCAAAGTTGAATTCGATAAAGCTCTTCAAGAAGAGAAAAGTGCAGATCAATAAATCAAAACATTATATATAACAACATTACATGCCATCCTTAATTTTGTGATTTCTATTTGCTTCTTGAATACATCacgagtaaataatttttttacaattaaTAAATTTTACATGCTACATGCATGGCAGATGATTTTATCTAATACTATCTACTTCTTATAGTGGATCATGTTTATTGATGTATATGTCAATTGGGAGCTTGCCTTGGCACTTAAAACCAAGGGATTAGTTCAAAAGGCAGTGTGTTGCAGTATAGAATATAAATGCCACGTACAAGCTTCCTATGGAGGATAAATCTAATACCATTCAATATTTATCAAGTTTGAATCAACATATTGCAATTATGAATAACTTCACAGATTTGTAAGTTTTATAGGATGATAACATCACGCACGAGTTGCCGATGCCAGAAATCTCCGTTACAGGGTGGGGAGATAGTGCGAGGGCCTTCTATTTTCAAGATGGATGATGTGGCACCGAGCCAAGCATGCACACGACAAAGTATCAATCAAATATAACAGGTGAGCATTTCAGAACAAACTCTTTTAGGAATTCAAGACTAAAAACAAGGAAGAACCATACGTAAGATCTCTCCGGATTGATATCGTCGGTGCTGTTATGGCATCTTCCACTCCCCGGATATGGTGGACTCTGCATTCTTCTCTTTCGTGGATATGTCTAGATTTATGCCATTCTCTGATTAATTGTTACGACTGCCGCGTGGCTAAGAATGTTGATTGTCGAATAACCTTGTGCACAGCATATTATGTTGATCAATAATATTTACTTTCTATACAAGCTTATCTATAATTATGTAATCTATCAATCTTAAACTAGTATCAGCCCTTAGGAAACCCGGCAAAGGAAGTGAAATATATCGCATACTTGATATTTATCAACTTCAAAAAAACTCCTAGTAAAATGTGACAGCCCAATTAAAAGATTTAGATTGATACATACCGATATCATAATGACCAAGATAATAAAAACCGATTATTTGCACTACTGTGCTCCATATTTTTTATGCATGTTGATTGAGATAAAACAAGGCATACAAATTTGAGAAACTAGAACCAACACATCTACGCATTATTCCTCGAGTGCATTTGCAGCAAGACATTCCTTAAACTGATCCGAACTGAATCAAATCTGATATGGCCTATTGCCTCCTCTAGGCTAGACCAATTGTCCAAATCCCAACCAAACCTCATCCCCTAACTTCACCTACCGATCTAACGCCAAGCATCCTCTATTCACATCAATGAAATACATAATTTAGCTGGAATGTCGAGTATGATCTACCTATGGCCTGCTGCGTGACCTCAGCCTTCCGGACAGCTTAAAAAGAACATAAGAAAACAGCAACAATCGTCTAACCAGTGTCATCctaatcctctctctctcccaccAACTCTCCATTTCAAAAGTTTAGGAACCATCACCAACACCAGAATCTAGAAGGGACCATCCATTGCTTCCTGTTGCATGTaacattatttttatcttttacatATCAAACactactaaaaaaatatttatatattcacTATCACGAGCACAGCACGTGCCACCCGTCCTCCGGGCCGGGCAGCCCACCAACCGGGAAAGCTCCTCCCCACCAACAAAAGTATACTCTACTACTGGTACACTCCCCTCTAGAAGGTAGAAAGTAGAAAGTTAAAAACAAACACATCCCCTGAAACCCACCAAATGTTATCTCCGCCCTTTATCTCTCCTCTCTTCCCATCCCTTTCTCTCCGAACAAATCCGGAGAGGACCGGGCGAcggaaaaagtagagagaggagaCGGAATTTCCAAGAAATGAACTCCGATCGCCGGGCTTCAATGGACAAATATCCTGAGGGATGGGGCCGGCGGAGGAGCGGTGGCGGAGGGAAGACCAACCTCGCATCTTGCGTGGTGGCGACGGTGTTCCTAATCCTCGTAGCGGCGGCGCTGGTGGCGGTCTTCCTCGTCTTCTTCCGGCCCCGGGACCCCAAGATCCAGGTGGACGACGTTCGGTTCCCGGGATTCTCCGCCGCCAACGGCACCGTCAGCTTCACCTTCGCCCAGTACGCGGCGGTGCGCAACCCCAACCGCGCCTCCTTCTCCCACTACGACAGCACGCTCCAGGTCGTCTACGCCGGCAACCAGGTGGGCTTCATGTTCATCCCCGCTGGCCAGATCGACGGCGGCCGCACCCAGCACATGGCCGCCAGCTTCGCCGTCGACTCCTTCCCCCTCGCGGTGCCGCCGCCGGGGGGCAGCATGGAGGTGGATTCCCGGATGCGGGTCAAGGGGAGGGTCAGGGTCTTGTGGTTGTTCACGCACCACGTGGAGGCTACCGCCGGCTGCCGCGTCGTAGTCTCTGCCGGCGATGGCTCCGTCCTAGGGTTCCGTTGCTGATATCATCCTATCGGATTTGGATGGGATTAGATCGGGAAGGAAATTGTAAAGGAAAAGggcaaaaaatgaagaaaaagaacagaaaaaaaaagatagattttTGTAGGTCTGTGGGTGTACTGAAGAATAGATATTTCCCCCTTGTTAATTCGAgggtttttattattttttttattttttgctcttTATTTTGAAGTGCTTTTGCTTTCGGCATCGCTACGTGTTTCCTTGTGCTTTGTTTGGTTAATCTTTTCTTTATATTGAAAAGATGGGCTTTGCTTTTCTTTATTGGTGATGCCTTCAACTGTGTGGCGAAGGCAAAGGCTTTAAAAAGTAGTGCACTTTATAAAGAAATCAAACCCTGGCCTCGTCGATGGGTTGGTGAAAATGTGATGGGATTACTTATCTTTTTTATGCTTGCTGGCTGCAGTCCGTAATTTTAGCAAAACTCCATTGGATTAAATTTGGCCTTTTTCTTATTCAGACTGAAGGAAAACAAAACGATCATAAAGAACTGTAGCATTAGATCTTTCACACCTTAAAGTTGCAGGATGTTCCTTTATTTGGGGTGGGGTGCATGGTAAATTTTGCTGAGCCAGAGAAGAATCTTGCTGTCATTTAAGACCAACCTTAAAAACTCGACTATGTATCCAGTAAAAGCTTGGATTTGAACCCAAAGCTTTTGATGCAAACTCCAGGAAATTTTTCTAGCTTCACGAGCTGCGCTATTAAAACCAGTCATATTTCTTCCTAGACCATTGTTGTTTTTTCGGTGTGGTAGACCATTGTTGATTGGAAGTGCAAATTAATAGTGGATGGAACATATTTTAGGGCTTGGTATTAATGTTTAACCACTCCAATATATGACATTAATTTTCCGGAGTTGCACTAATTCTCTCTTGTTGCGTGATATGAAACGCAGCATTTCTTATGATGGATAGGACTTTGGACAGTGATTTTGAATGGAAACAACTGTTGGATGCGGGAAAGCTTTCGACCAGGATTGGGTCCCATGAACTAGTTGGAAAAATCATATTTGAAGAGGCGACACTAAACGACACTTTTTATCACAAGAGAAATGGCAGTAGGATGCGGTTATTCCACACTTCTCAAAAATATGCTCTTCTTAAACGAGAGaggaaaaacaaaaataaaagaaacgaGAAAGATTCTTTTTTTATTATCTCCGATATTTTAATTATTCATAACATCGGTTTATAAAACTAAGACATCTGGCTGTTGCTGGATACTTGATCGGA
The sequence above is a segment of the Elaeis guineensis isolate ETL-2024a chromosome 7, EG11, whole genome shotgun sequence genome. Coding sequences within it:
- the LOC105048342 gene encoding uncharacterized protein — translated: MNSDRRASMDKYPEGWGRRRSGGGGKTNLASCVVATVFLILVAAALVAVFLVFFRPRDPKIQVDDVRFPGFSAANGTVSFTFAQYAAVRNPNRASFSHYDSTLQVVYAGNQVGFMFIPAGQIDGGRTQHMAASFAVDSFPLAVPPPGGSMEVDSRMRVKGRVRVLWLFTHHVEATAGCRVVVSAGDGSVLGFRC